One part of the Desulfovibrio sp. genome encodes these proteins:
- a CDS encoding cation diffusion facilitator family transporter — MDMHAHGTYEKSRAAMFSLLAALALTSVKLAVGLYTNSLGVLSEALHSGLDLLAAALTLAAVKISSKPADSRHPYGHGKAENLSALAQTLLLFGTCAWVVYEGVHRLTSGGSTVVPSLWGVGVMAFSMAIDINRVRVLRRVAKTFNSQALEADALHFSTDILSSAVVLVGVLAVWLAQAMNLPEPLSRVLSQADTVAALIVAAIIFRASMHMASDAVDMLMDSGSSHASEAIVGAVKGIAGISEVRRVRVRTSGPQNFVDLTVGVAPGLKVSDGHRLAHEAEEAVAAILPGADVTVHVEPRKSCRIDENNPFALVQLVASEHGLAVHDVHVLSADTACHIELHVELPGQMPFDRGYARVKAFEDALREALPGVEIVSHLEPKAPSAALEPGASVSVPFSEMAWREIQAAVEKEPLAGKPHKFSTYVLPEQGICISFHCNVSVGLSVEEAHNVCTRLEKRIREAVPQLGRLSIHMEPAVVSDSGSKA, encoded by the coding sequence ATGGATATGCATGCTCACGGTACATACGAAAAAAGCCGCGCCGCCATGTTTTCGTTGCTGGCGGCACTGGCGCTGACCAGCGTCAAGCTTGCCGTGGGGCTTTATACCAACAGCCTTGGTGTCTTGTCTGAGGCTCTGCACAGCGGGCTTGACCTACTGGCTGCGGCCCTTACTCTGGCTGCGGTCAAAATTTCGTCCAAACCTGCCGATTCCCGTCATCCTTACGGCCATGGCAAGGCAGAGAACCTTTCTGCCCTTGCGCAGACCCTGCTTTTGTTTGGCACGTGCGCCTGGGTTGTCTATGAAGGCGTGCACCGTCTGACTTCTGGCGGTAGCACGGTCGTGCCTTCTCTTTGGGGCGTTGGCGTCATGGCTTTTTCCATGGCCATTGATATCAACCGGGTGCGCGTTTTGCGCCGCGTGGCCAAAACTTTCAACAGTCAGGCTCTGGAAGCGGACGCGCTGCATTTTTCCACTGATATTCTTTCTTCCGCTGTAGTTCTTGTGGGTGTGCTGGCTGTATGGCTTGCGCAGGCCATGAATCTGCCCGAACCCTTGAGCAGGGTGCTTTCACAGGCAGATACGGTGGCTGCCTTGATCGTTGCGGCCATAATTTTTCGGGCCAGCATGCACATGGCTTCTGATGCCGTTGATATGCTTATGGATTCTGGGTCTTCGCATGCAAGCGAAGCCATTGTCGGCGCGGTTAAGGGCATAGCGGGTATTTCTGAAGTAAGGCGGGTGCGCGTGCGCACCAGTGGCCCCCAGAATTTTGTAGACCTCACCGTGGGCGTTGCGCCGGGCCTCAAGGTGAGTGACGGTCACCGGTTGGCGCACGAGGCCGAAGAAGCCGTGGCAGCGATTTTGCCGGGTGCGGATGTCACCGTGCACGTGGAGCCCCGTAAGTCGTGCCGCATTGACGAAAATAATCCCTTTGCACTTGTGCAGCTTGTGGCCTCGGAACACGGCCTGGCCGTGCACGATGTGCATGTTTTAAGCGCTGATACCGCCTGCCACATCGAACTGCATGTAGAGCTGCCTGGCCAGATGCCCTTTGACCGTGGCTATGCGCGGGTCAAGGCCTTTGAAGACGCCCTGCGTGAAGCCCTGCCGGGTGTTGAAATTGTGAGCCATCTTGAGCCCAAGGCGCCCAGTGCGGCCCTTGAGCCCGGTGCTTCGGTTTCAGTGCCATTTTCTGAAATGGCCTGGCGTGAGATTCAGGCAGCAGTGGAAAAAGAACCCCTTGCTGGCAAGCCCCATAAATTTTCAACCTACGTGCTGCCAGAGCAGGGCATTTGCATTTCGTTTCACTGCAATGTGAGTGTGGGCCTGTCGGTGGAAGAGGCGCATAATGTCTGCACCCGGCTTGAAAAGCGCATACGGGAGGCTGTGCCCC